Sequence from the Octopus sinensis unplaced genomic scaffold, ASM634580v1 Contig18270, whole genome shotgun sequence genome:
tatttcctcctcctctctcactctctctctctctctctcactctctctctacccctcacAGTCTTTTTTGCAGCAAAACCAGTTACAAGAATAACTGATGCACGACGACttgcaatagcagcagcagcagcagaaatagtagcggcagcagcagcagtagtagtagtagtagtagttgtagcagcggCCGTCTTGGAGAGTGAGTCGCTGTGTCAGTGTAGAGAGTGACTTTACTCGATCGAGTGCGATGGAAGAAGAAGCGAAAGGATTTCGGGAGGAGAGCAGCAGCCGACGAGACGAACGGCCAACCGGGcagcaataaacaaacacacacggacacgcatCTATCTAGTCTCAGCCTTacgaatatttacacacacacacacacacacacacttacacatacacacatacacacacacacacacatacccacatacacaatatacctcataaacactcacacaaatacgaCTGCGTCTCTATaacaaacaccacaaggcattaCTCACACCGCCATATATTCGCACCTAATAcatttaatatgcatatataaacacacacacatacgcacatacaccacccatacacacacgtctataaacacacacacatacgcacatacaccacccatacacacacgtctataaacacacacacatacaccacccatacacacacgtctataaacacacacacatacgcacatacaccacccatacacacacgtctataaacacacacacatacgcaaacacaacaTAAACAACAGATTGATGATGTCGTCGACGGAGTTGGACTTTGACGACAAACCGCCGACAGAACACGccccaccgccgccaccaacgtctctaaacaacaacaaccacgcgtcaaccaccaccaccaccacaactatcaccagcGGCGGACACACGAAGCCGACCCCGGCGGCACGGCATGTCCGCGACGACTCGGAGGAGCAGGACAAAGTGCCGCCGTTTTCCATCAACGGGGACGGCATCGATGACGGCGATGACGTTGGAGCTTACACGAACGGCGACGTGTGCGGCGCGTCGGAGGCGGCGCCGGCGGGCATGGTGAACAGTGCCGGATCAGGCGCTATAATGATCAACTCGACCGGGATGAATTCGGAATTATGCCGTGAAATGGGTCAGCTGGATGTGGACGGCGAGGGCGAAGAGCCGGCCGAAAGTTTTTCGCTGGTCACCGCCATCGATTTCGGTACCACGTTCTCAGGTTACGCTTATTCGTTGAGTTCCGAGATCGATGCCATTTTTACGAACAAGAACTGGGGTCAAACCCAGGGCTTTATGCTGCACAAGACACCGACCTGCCTTTTGTTGCGACCCTCGGGCGAGTTCGAAGCGTTCGGCTTCGATGCCGTCTCCAAATATAACGATCTGAGCGAAGAAGAAGTcgacgattattattattttgacagATTTAAAATGAAGCTCTACGCCAAcaaggtaaatatataaatatatatgcagatatgcaccttatgtatatatacacaaccatacacatacatgaaaacacacatacaaacgcactcgcacgcacatacacacacacacacacacacacaccacacacacacacacaccacacacacacacacaccacacacaggaaAACTATATTTTCGTGGCTCCTTGCCACCTCCGTCCGTCATCAGAGCTGCgttcgttttgtttgtttttgcacgtgtgtgtgtgtgtgtgtgtgtgtgtgtgtgtgtgtgtgtgtgcgtcagtgtgtacacatgtgtgtgtgtatgttcgaacGGACGAACGAGCAAGACCTGCTGTTTTCATCACTTATATGTCTGCATAAACATTCACGCATTTTGTTGTCGTAGGTGTGTTCCATGTGTTTTTATAATTGTGCATTTAGAATAACGAAACCCAATCGAACTTCTCCCCCCCACATGAACTGAAAGTAACTTTATGTCTCATTAAAcaggttttcctttctttttcacgttttccttttctcttttctttttatcttcgcAGTTTCCACCAGCCTtcatttccatctatctatctatctatctatctatctatctatctatctatctatctatctatctatctatatctatctatcgatctatctatctatctatctatatatctatctatctatctatctatctatttatctatctatctatctatctatctatctatctatctatctatctatctatatctctatctatctatctatctatctatctatctatctatcaatctatctatctatctatctatctatctatctatctatctatatctctatctatctatctctatctatctatctatctacctatctatcgatctatctatctatgtatcgatctatctatctatctatctatatctctatctatctatctatctctatctatctatctatctacctatctatcgatctatctatctatctatcgatctatctatctatctatccatccagtcccttctgtgttcagccctgtgtggccattaaagaaagttatctgtctgtctgtctgtctgtgtgtctactgCCTGtttatccctctgtctgtctgtctgtccatcgtACCctcccttttatttttattttattttctatgttgatgaacccatctacctacctatatacacgctttccttctttttctcctaactatctctctctctctccctccctctctccacacacacactctctctctctctctctctctctctctctctctgttttcgcTTCTTTTTCTACCTCTTCTTCCCCTTACAACTTCATTTCTGACTTTGTCTCATTGTTTATCAATTTTTCTGCCAACTCATTGTCCATCTCTGTCTGTTTAGTTATCTGTttacctgtctatttatctatcctccaacctgtctatatgtctatctatatatctacttctccatctatctatctatctatctatctatctatctatctatctatctatctatctatctatctatctatctatctatcaatcaatcaatcaatcaatcaatcaatcaatcaatcaatctctctctctctctctatctatctatctatctatctatctatctatctatctatctatctatctatctatctatctacccacccatccatccgtcTCTCTATTTACCCGTCTGTGTTGTTACCTCTTCGACTCAACAACTACATTTACACTCCATTAGTCGTCTACCGAATCTGTCTTCTACATTTCTGCCAATAACCAATAAATGAACCGAGATCGAACTTATTAGATTAGGTTGTGGAATATTTATCTGGTCCAGGACAGAAATGTTATCCAAGGcagccgggaattgaactcgtgaccAAAGACTTTCTTCCCAGCCATAATCATTccgtagtatttttttttattcttgttttcggagtaaatatatttttcaaggtGATGGAGTGCAATTTAAGGGAGgtctggctattatttctagtcgGTCAGGTGGCCTTCTGAACGCTTCCTTCTTGGTTGGTATTTGCAATGGCAGAATGAAATGGTGGATGTACCAAACTGTTTATCTGAGATCAAGAGATCGAATCAGtccatggatgtatgcatgcaagcatgtgtatttccatatatgtatgtatatatatatatatatatatatatatatatatataacactaacaCGTTATCTTAAAGATAGCGTGTTGACACACATGTCACTATGTGCCGATTCCACAGACAAGGAACAAATGTCAGCCTCACTGCTTCTCCATTTCAGTAACAAAACATTTGAATTAAGAATTAGAatgtcttttttgtttatttgtttgtttgttttcttgagcCGCTTAATATCTTTTTCTTTAGCCACAGTTTcgtatcatttaaaaaaattctaaacaTCCCTTTTTTCAGACATCGGTCGACTATTTCTCGCCTTTCTCAAAATTCATGGGAAGAATTTTTGTAAATAGATTCTTTGTTTTCTGAGGCTTTTTTCTTAAAGTAATGAAACaaactctccccctctcccccactCGCTTTTCTGAATCTCCCTTTCCTTCTGGAATAGTCTCTCCCCAGGAGCTTCAAGTTCCTACTGTAATTCATTTTCTTGTCTTTATAATGTTCGATCTTCACTTTCTCGTCCTCTGGCTTTCGCCATTTTCCCCAGATGGTTTTATTCCTCCGAATCTTGTAATCTTGGCTTTCAAGTCTCTTAAACCAAAGCAAAGAGACTTGCAGTGGTTAGGACGACCTCATTTTTCACTTAGTGACATCACTCTCCTTCTTAGTAACCCTACAATTTCTATttcgctcctctctctctctcttcctctgtctcacAAATATAGAATCTTGCTTCCTTCAACTCTCCTTTTATCTCTTACCTTTCCTCGCTCTCTCCCCATTTTCCCTTCCCATTCACGTGACACACGACCTACTTCCGCTTTATAGTGTTTAGAAAACAGATAATTTACAAAGTGAAAGTATATAGTGAAAATCGGAAAGTTTGAGAGAAAGTGTTCGGCTGTGGCGTGAGTTAAGCAATGGTTTTCTTTTGGGAACAAACCAAGCacgattgttgtgtgtgtgtgtgtgtgtgtgtgtgtgtgtgtgtggtttgtgtgtgtgcgtgtgcgtgtagatGAATGGAttgatgtattgtatgtatatctggacaaatgtatgtatatagttaagttaatttttgggctcaaaaagcaaggccttGTATGTATTtaactatttacacacacacacacacacacacatatatatatatatatgcatgtgtgtgtgtgtgtgtgtgcgtgtgtgtgtgtgtatgtgtatatatatatgtatacatgtatgtatgtatatatatatttcgcttaggcattgCTAGACTAATAAATTGGTGTAGAACTCAGTATATACGTGGTCCAGAAAGAAGCGTTAGTCGAGTACAGAGCGGTAAtaagatgagatgacaaaggaattaaacgtcattagcttacagctgtttccattatAAAATGCAAGGGACTCGGAGTTCAGAGCCTGAGTAACACCATAACAAGAACATgaaaaagagacacacacacgcacgcacacacacacacacacacacacacacatccatattgtACTTCGTGCTCAAAAACAGGATCTGTGTCCAGTTGGTTTTGGTTTCAGAGGGTGGAGATATTACGTGAGGTTGTGTCCTTCATTCTTTTCCTCTCTGACCGCACGAGGTGTGACGTCAATGAAACCACCCCCGTGGTGTGATTCGCTGAAACACGTTCACCGATGAATCATCGCCGTCTTTTCACGTCGTTCTTTCTCTTTCAAATCTCACCTTTTATTGTCTTTCGTTCTGTTTTAggtttacgtgtatgtatgttatacctAGATTCacacatccacccacccacccatccatccacccacccacccatccacccacccacccatccatccatccatccatccatccatccatccatccatccatctatacatacatacatacatgtagagacAGACACACCAAAAATGTAatattcagtatgtatgtatgtatgtgtgtgtttgtctatgtatataaacaaataaataaacaaatatatataatatatatatataatatatatatatatatatatatatattatattattatatatatataatatatatatatatataccggagtaaacacataaatgtgaaaca
This genomic interval carries:
- the LOC115231341 gene encoding heat shock 70 kDa protein 12A-like; protein product: MMSSTELDFDDKPPTEHAPPPPPTSLNNNNHASTTTTTTTITSGGHTKPTPAARHVRDDSEEQDKVPPFSINGDGIDDGDDVGAYTNGDVCGASEAAPAGMVNSAGSGAIMINSTGMNSELCREMGQLDVDGEGEEPAESFSLVTAIDFGTTFSGYAYSLSSEIDAIFTNKNWGQTQGFMLHKTPTCLLLRPSGEFEAFGFDAVSKYNDLSEEEVDDYYYFDRFKMKLYANKVNI